From the Pyramidobacter porci genome, the window TCCCCGCCTCCGAGCCGGGGCAGGAGGAGCTCTACTTTACGCCGTAGAGCAGCCCCACGCCCGACGTCATCATGGGGCGTGCGAGCGCGGGAACAAAGGCCGCGCCGGCGCGGGGGATATAATTCACTTCCCGCAGGCCGCTGTCTTTCATCCGCTGCACGAACTCCTCCATGTCGCCGTAAAGAGCGGAGCGGCCAAACAGATCGATGAAGGCAAAACTTCCCCCTTTTTTCAGCACACGCAACGCTTCCTCGACGACAGGGCGCTTCGACCGTCCGGAGATCGTCTTCACCTCGTGAAAGACAAAACAGCTGACGGCGGCGTCGAAACTTTCATCGGCGAACTCCAGACGAGCCGCATCGCCGTGCCGAAAACCGATTCGGGCGTCGCAGCCTTCGAGTCGGGCGTTCTCCTCGCATTGCTTTTGCGAGTAATCCCATACGCCGCTCCAGTAATCGACGCCGATAATCTGTGCCGCAGGAAAACGCTGCGCGCAGCGGATCGACAGCGCTCCCGAGCCGCAGCCGATATCCAGCAGCCGTCCCTGTCCCTGCCAGGCAAGGTGATCCAGCAGCTCGTCGTAAAACTTCCCGGAAAGACCGCCGCCGCGCAGGTCTACCGTCCTCCGGCAGTACTGCATGTATGCGGCGGCAGCCAGCGACAGAGCGCTGAACGCGCCCAGCAGCAGCGCCGCAGCTGAATTGCGCCAGAGCAGCGCGTTCAGGACCGCAAGGAACAGCAGCCCCAGGAAAACTCCCCACAAGGCATTCATCAGCTTCCGTGGAACCCAGTTGCCGTAGTCCGCTTTTTTTGAAGAGTTCATTGAAGTCATCCTTCCCTTAGTTAGTTATAATTAACCATGAAAATTCTACCACAGGAACGCACCAAGTGAAAGAGAACTCTTCTTTTCCGCTCGCTTCACGCGAACGATTTCATTTTCATACGGAGAATCGCTTCCCTCTCCCGCGTTTTCAGGCTTGAATTTTTCTGAAATTAATTGTAGACTTTTCATGTCTAACGTTATCTTTATTTCCGAAGGAGGAGTTTTTTCATGAAGAAGTATCTTGCCGAAATCTGCCTCGCAGCCGCGCTGCTGGGCGCCGGAGCGGCCTTCGCCACCGTGGAACTGAAGCCGCAGAAGCACGGCCAGTGCTACACGGCCGAACAGCTCTTCGTCCTCGACAAGGAAGGAGCCGGCGGCGGCATGGGCACGCTGCACGGCGAGTTCGCCTTCCGCCGCGAGCAGGCGCTCGAAGACGACGCGATCAAGGAGATCGGCTGGATGACGCTGAAGGCCGGCGCCTACATCGGCCTGCACGCCCACAAGGACAACGAGGACGCCTACCTGATCATCTCCGGCAAGGGCGTTTTCAC encodes:
- a CDS encoding class I SAM-dependent methyltransferase; amino-acid sequence: MNSSKKADYGNWVPRKLMNALWGVFLGLLFLAVLNALLWRNSAAALLLGAFSALSLAAAAYMQYCRRTVDLRGGGLSGKFYDELLDHLAWQGQGRLLDIGCGSGALSIRCAQRFPAAQIIGVDYWSGVWDYSQKQCEENARLEGCDARIGFRHGDAARLEFADESFDAAVSCFVFHEVKTISGRSKRPVVEEALRVLKKGGSFAFIDLFGRSALYGDMEEFVQRMKDSGLREVNYIPRAGAAFVPALARPMMTSGVGLLYGVK